CACAGTGTTACGCTCTACAAGAAGGGGAAGGAGCGGAGCACAGCGTTGGGCGCAAGAAGACACGCTGAGGATAAAAAGGGGTATGGTGGGCAGAAGTTCCCCGAGCTTAAGAGGACAGCGAAGACGACAAAGAAGCAGACACTCAAACTAAAGTGTAAAGAGTGCGGCAGACAAACTATGAGGGAGGGCATCAGGCTAAGAAAGCTTGAAATTGTGGCGTAGGTGTAGAATATGGCGAAGAGGGAGAGAATTCTGCTGCCTAGACCCAGAAGCAGCTTCCTTCTGGTTCAGTGTTCAAACTGTAGTAGCGAGCAGGTAGTCTTTTCACACGTGAATATGCTTGTTAAGTGCAATAGCTGTGGAGCTCCTCTAGCGCAGAATACTGGAGGGAAGAGTGAGATATTAGGTACCGTGCTGAAGAGGCTGGATTAGCGTTTGTGGGTTGTGGCTTATTATGGCTGAAGAGGAATTTAAGATTCAAGAGGGGCTCTTCTACACAAAAGAGCACGAGTGGGTTAAGATTACTGAACAGAAGAGGGTCTTTGTAGGTATAACTGACTATGCGGTGAAGATGCTTCGAGACATCGTCTACGTTTCACTACCTGAAGTGGGCATAACGCTTAGAAGTGGTGAGGTCTTAGGCTCTGTGGAGTCGGTTAAGGCGGTCTCAGACATCTATGCTCCTTTATCGGGTGTTGTTGTAAGGGTCAATGAGAAGCTTGCTGCTGCGCCTGAGTTGATTTCACAGTCACCTTACGATGAGGGGTGGATAGTTGAGATAGAGCCATCAAACATAGATGAAGTTAAGAGGCTATATACCGCATCTGAGTACGCTGCTTATTTGAAAGAGCTG
This sequence is a window from Nitrososphaerota archaeon. Protein-coding genes within it:
- a CDS encoding 30S ribosomal protein S27e, yielding MAKRERILLPRPRSSFLLVQCSNCSSEQVVFSHVNMLVKCNSCGAPLAQNTGGKSEILGTVLKRLD
- the gcvH gene encoding glycine cleavage system protein GcvH, which translates into the protein MMAEEEFKIQEGLFYTKEHEWVKITEQKRVFVGITDYAVKMLRDIVYVSLPEVGITLRSGEVLGSVESVKAVSDIYAPLSGVVVRVNEKLAAAPELISQSPYDEGWIVEIEPSNIDEVKRLYTASEYAAYLKELSKKESGDESKK
- a CDS encoding 50S ribosomal protein L44e, which produces HSVTLYKKGKERSTALGARRHAEDKKGYGGQKFPELKRTAKTTKKQTLKLKCKECGRQTMREGIRLRKLEIVA